One Flavobacteriales bacterium TMED191 genomic window carries:
- the gldL gene encoding gliding motility protein GldL translates to MQFANSKFYKTIMPYLYGWGASLVIAGALFKILSWPYANEMLIAGMGTEALIFFMSAFEHAPPQYKWERAFPGILDPDETSGPTTVTQQLDKMLEDVDVDSKVLKNLGDGMKKLSQSASGLGDVADGTKKYNKQMLSASGNLEKINELYMEQIKSSENQFMATQKMTSNLTSSLDQTSRLHVELASLTENLNALNNVYGGMLNAMTSKQKRK, encoded by the coding sequence ATGCAGTTTGCAAATTCAAAATTTTACAAAACAATAATGCCTTATTTATACGGATGGGGTGCATCTTTAGTTATAGCTGGAGCTTTATTTAAAATATTAAGCTGGCCATATGCTAATGAAATGCTTATTGCAGGTATGGGAACTGAAGCTTTAATATTTTTCATGTCCGCATTTGAACATGCACCACCACAATATAAGTGGGAACGTGCTTTTCCTGGGATTTTAGATCCAGATGAAACTAGTGGCCCCACAACTGTAACTCAACAATTAGATAAAATGTTAGAAGATGTTGATGTTGATTCTAAAGTACTTAAAAATCTAGGTGATGGCATGAAAAAACTAAGTCAGTCTGCAAGTGGTTTAGGTGATGTTGCCGACGGAACAAAAAAATATAATAAGCAAATGTTATCTGCTTCAGGTAATTTAGAAAAGATTAACGAATTATATATGGAGCAAATTAAATCTTCTGAGAACCAATTTATGGCCACTCAAAAAATGACTAGTAACTTAACTTCATCTCTTGATCAAACATCAAGATTACACGTGGAACTGGCATCTTTAACAGAAAATTTAAATGCCTTAAATAACGTTTATGGCGGAATGTTAAATGCCATGACATCAAAACAAAAAAGAAAGTAG